One part of the uncultured Bacteroides sp. genome encodes these proteins:
- the dnaB gene encoding replicative DNA helicase, whose product MEQKRNTRSTKSKVQPIADYGRLQPQAREFEEAVLGALMLEKDAYPQVSEILRPESFYDRHHQMIYAAITDLAVRQEPIDILTVTEQLKKRGELEEVGGPFYITKLSSQVASSAHIEYHARIIAQKYLARELISFTSEIQTKSFDETLDVDDLMQEAEGRLFEISQRNLKKDYTQINPIISEAYELLQKAAARTDGLSGLESGFRGLDKMTSGWQNSDLVIIAARPAMGKTAFVLSMARNIAVNFKNPVALFSLEMSNVQLVNRLIVNVCEIPGEKIKSGQLAPYEWQQLDYKLKDLIDAPLYVDDTPSLSVFELRTKARRLVREHGVRLLIIDYLQLMNASGMSFGSRQEEVSTISRSLKGLAKELNIPIIALSQLNRGVENREGVDGKRPQLADLRESGAIEQDADMVCFIHRPEYYKIYTDEKGNDLRGMAEIIIAKHRNGATGDVLLRFKGEFAKFQNPDDDTIIPLPGESGVLGSKMNKQPQGSVPPPPEEYPSQVSNPFGSYGNDGPLPF is encoded by the coding sequence ATGGAACAAAAAAGAAATACGCGAAGTACTAAATCTAAGGTACAGCCTATAGCTGATTACGGCCGTCTGCAACCGCAGGCTCGTGAATTTGAAGAAGCTGTATTAGGAGCGCTAATGCTTGAAAAAGACGCTTATCCTCAGGTTAGTGAAATTCTTCGCCCTGAATCATTTTATGACCGGCATCATCAAATGATTTATGCTGCAATTACAGATTTAGCCGTCCGTCAGGAACCTATAGATATTTTAACTGTTACCGAACAACTTAAAAAGAGGGGAGAACTTGAAGAGGTTGGAGGCCCATTTTATATAACAAAATTAAGTAGTCAGGTTGCCTCTTCTGCTCACATTGAGTATCATGCGCGAATTATTGCTCAGAAGTATCTAGCTCGTGAATTGATCTCTTTTACAAGTGAAATTCAAACAAAATCTTTCGACGAAACACTTGATGTCGACGATTTGATGCAGGAGGCTGAAGGTAGATTGTTCGAGATCTCTCAACGAAACCTAAAAAAGGATTATACACAGATTAATCCTATTATTTCTGAAGCTTATGAATTATTGCAGAAAGCTGCTGCAAGAACCGACGGTTTAAGTGGTTTGGAAAGTGGTTTCCGCGGATTGGATAAGATGACTTCCGGTTGGCAAAATTCCGACTTGGTAATTATTGCAGCTCGTCCGGCGATGGGTAAAACTGCATTTGTATTGTCAATGGCTAGAAATATTGCTGTTAATTTTAAAAATCCGGTAGCGCTGTTCTCTCTTGAAATGAGTAACGTTCAGCTAGTGAATCGTCTTATAGTAAATGTTTGTGAGATTCCCGGTGAAAAGATTAAAAGTGGTCAGCTTGCTCCTTATGAGTGGCAGCAGTTGGACTATAAACTAAAAGACTTGATTGATGCTCCTTTGTATGTTGATGATACACCATCGCTTTCGGTTTTTGAATTAAGAACAAAAGCCCGAAGATTGGTTCGTGAACATGGAGTGAGATTATTAATAATTGACTACCTTCAGTTGATGAATGCAAGTGGAATGTCTTTCGGTAGCCGCCAGGAAGAGGTTAGTACCATTTCCCGATCATTAAAGGGATTGGCCAAAGAATTAAATATTCCAATAATTGCCCTGTCACAGTTAAATCGTGGTGTTGAGAATCGTGAAGGTGTTGATGGAAAGCGTCCACAGTTGGCCGACCTTCGTGAATCTGGTGCCATTGAACAGGATGCCGATATGGTGTGTTTTATTCACCGACCGGAATATTATAAAATCTATACAGACGAAAAAGGAAACGACTTACGTGGTATGGCCGAGATTATTATTGCAAAACATCGTAACGGTGCTACTGGTGACGTACTTCTTCGATTTAAAGGTGAGTTTGCCAAATTCCAGAATCCAGATGATGATACAATTATTCCTTTACCGGGTGAGAGTGGAGTTCTAGGATCAAAGATGAATAAACAACCTCAAGGTTCAGTACCTCCACCTCCTGAAGAGTATCCTTCTCAGGTATCAAATCCATTTGGAAGTTATGGTAATGACGGCCCGTTGCCGTTCTAA